One genomic region from Quercus robur chromosome 4, dhQueRobu3.1, whole genome shotgun sequence encodes:
- the LOC126723708 gene encoding xanthoxin dehydrogenase-like isoform X1: MSTANSGESSLPSQRLLGKVALVTGGATGIGESIVRLFHKHGANVCIVDVQDKLGQHVSDTLGGELNTCYFHCDVSKEDDVCRAVDFTVNKYGTLDIMVNNAGLSGSPCSDIRNADISEFEKIFDVNVKGVFLGMKHAARIMIPLKKGSIISLCSVASVIGGLGPHPYTGSKHAVLGLTKNVAAELGLHGIRVNCVSPYAVATGLALAHLPEDERTEDAMAGFRDFVGKNANLQGVELTVDDVANSVLFLASDEARYVSGANLMIDGGFTCSNHMLRVFR; encoded by the exons ATGTCCACAGCCAACTCCGGTGAGTCTTCACTTCCAAGCCAAAG ATTACTGGGGAAAGTGGCATTGGTCACTGGTGGAGCCACAGGTATTGGAGAGAGCATTGTGCGCCTATTCCATAAACATGGTGCAAATGTTTGTATAGTTGATGTGCAGGACAAGCTTGGCCAGCATGTCAGTGATACCCTCGGTGGTGAACTAAACACTTGTTATTTCCATTGTGATGTCTCTAAAGAAGATGATGTTTGCCGTGCAGTTGACTTCACAGTCAATAAATATGGTACACTCGACATCATGGTCAACAATGCTGGCTTGTCGGGTTCACCATGTTCTGATATCCGCAATGCAGACATTTCAGAGTTTGAGAAGATATTTGATGTAAATGTGAAGGGAGTCTTTCTCGGGATGAAACATGCAGCTCGTATTATGATCCCATTAAAGAAGGGCTCAATAATTTCTCTATGCAGTGTTGCAAGTGTCATCGGGGGCCTAGGCCCTCATCCCTATACAGGGTCTAAGCATGCCGTGTTAGGACTAACCAAGAATGTTGCGGCTGAGCTGGGGCTACATGGGATACGTGTCAACTGTGTTTCTCCTTATGCAGTTGCGACAGGCTTGGCTTTAGCTCACTTGCCTGAGGATGAGAGAACTGAGGATGCCATGGCAGGTTTTCGTGATTTTGTTGGGAAGAATGCTAACTTGCAGGGGGTGGAATTGACTGTTGACGATGTGGCTAATTCTGTGCTGTTCTTAGCAAGTGATGAAGCACGGTATGTAAGTGGGGCTAATCTTATGATTGATGGTGGCTTTACTTGCTCAAATCACATGCTACGGGTCTTTAGATGA
- the LOC126723712 gene encoding chloroplast envelope membrane protein-like, whose product MPFLDRYVKTVPLAAQIFDVRRNQKLEMVKELKMDKARYRLEVEIGKSPSLSDEEVWWELRHRALELRDEWRLENRRAFANIWSDMVFGISLFILLYFNQTKVSYHYSICLLHSLA is encoded by the exons ATGCCTTTTTTGGACAG ATATGTGAAGACTGTCCCACTTGCAGCACAAATTTTTGATGTGAGAAGAAATCAAAAGCTTGAAATGGTAAAAGAATTAAAGATGGACAAAGCTAGATACCGGCTTGAGGTAGAGATCGGAAAATCACCATCTCTTTCTGATGAGGAAGTTTGGTGGGAGTTACGGCATAGAGC ATTAGAGTTGAGAGATGAGTGGAGGTTAGAGAATCGTAGAGCATTTGCCAACATATGGTCAGATATGGTATTTGGGATCTCATTGTTCATTCTTTTATACTTCAATCAGACTAAAGTAAGTTACCATTACTCTATTTGCCTATTGCACTCCCTTGCATGA
- the LOC126723708 gene encoding xanthoxin dehydrogenase-like isoform X3, with the protein MSTVNTVESSLPTQRLLGKVALVTGGATGIGESIVRLFHKHGANVCIVDVQDKLGQHVSDTLGGELNTCYFHCDVSKEDDVCRAVDFTVNKYGTLDIMVNNAGLSGSPCSDIRNADISEFEKIFDVNVKGVFLGMKHAARIMIPLKKGSIISLCSVASVIGGLGPHPYTGSKHAVLGLTKNVAAELGLHGIRVNCVSPYAVATGLALAHLPEDERTEDAMAGFRDFVGKNANLQGVELTVDDVANSVLFLASDEARYVSGANLMIDGGFTCSNHMLRVFR; encoded by the coding sequence GTATTGGAGAGAGCATTGTGCGCCTATTCCATAAACATGGTGCAAATGTTTGTATAGTTGATGTGCAGGACAAGCTTGGCCAGCATGTCAGTGATACCCTCGGTGGTGAACTAAACACTTGTTATTTCCATTGTGATGTCTCTAAAGAAGATGATGTTTGCCGTGCAGTTGACTTCACAGTCAATAAATATGGTACACTCGACATCATGGTCAACAATGCTGGCTTGTCGGGTTCACCATGTTCTGATATCCGCAATGCAGACATTTCAGAGTTTGAGAAGATATTTGATGTAAATGTGAAGGGAGTCTTTCTCGGGATGAAACATGCAGCTCGTATTATGATCCCATTAAAGAAGGGCTCAATAATTTCTCTATGCAGTGTTGCAAGTGTCATCGGGGGCCTAGGCCCTCATCCCTATACAGGGTCTAAGCATGCCGTGTTAGGACTAACCAAGAATGTTGCGGCTGAGCTGGGGCTACATGGGATACGTGTCAACTGTGTTTCTCCTTATGCAGTTGCGACAGGCTTGGCTTTAGCTCACTTGCCTGAGGATGAGAGAACTGAGGATGCCATGGCAGGTTTTCGTGATTTTGTTGGGAAGAATGCTAACTTGCAGGGGGTGGAATTGACTGTTGACGATGTGGCTAATTCTGTGCTGTTCTTAGCAAGTGATGAAGCACGGTATGTAAGTGGGGCTAATCTTATGATTGATGGTGGCTTTACTTGCTCAAATCACATGCTACGGGTCTTTAGATGA